One window of Nocardia sp. NBC_00508 genomic DNA carries:
- the gndA gene encoding NADP-dependent phosphogluconate dehydrogenase: MPTSTARAQIGVTGLAVMGSNIARNFAKHGYTVALHNRSIAKTDALLEAHGDDGDFVRTETTEEFVAALEKPRRVLIMVKAGAATDAVIEELATAMEPGDIIIDGGNALYTDTIRREAALRERGLNFVGAGISGGEEGALNGPSIMPGGPKESYDSLGPLLESIAAKVDGTPCCTHIGPDGSGHFVKMVHNGIEYADMQLIGEAYHLFRDALGFDAKQIADVFTQWNSGDLESYLVEITAEVLEQVDGKTGRPLIDVIVDAAEQKGTGRWTVKSALDLGVPVTGIAEAVFARALSGSRAQRKAAAGLAAGRLADKPTDVEQFTEDIRQALYASKVVAYAQGFDQIAAGSAEYNWHLRPGDLATIWRGGCIIRARFLNRIKEAYDENPELPSLILAPYFRAAIETAIDSWRRVVSTATLLGIPVPAFASSLSYYDALRAERLPAALTQGQRDFFGAHTYERIDAEGKFHTLWSGDRSEVSAD; this comes from the coding sequence ATGCCGACCTCTACAGCACGTGCACAGATCGGGGTCACCGGCCTGGCGGTCATGGGTAGCAACATCGCCCGCAACTTCGCCAAGCACGGCTATACGGTGGCGCTGCACAACCGCAGCATCGCCAAGACCGACGCACTGCTCGAGGCACACGGCGACGACGGCGACTTCGTGCGCACCGAAACCACCGAGGAGTTCGTCGCCGCGCTGGAGAAGCCGCGCCGGGTGCTGATCATGGTGAAGGCGGGTGCCGCCACGGATGCCGTCATCGAGGAACTCGCAACCGCGATGGAGCCGGGCGACATCATCATCGACGGCGGCAACGCCCTCTACACCGACACCATCCGCCGCGAAGCCGCGCTGCGGGAACGGGGATTGAACTTCGTCGGCGCCGGTATCTCGGGTGGCGAGGAGGGCGCGCTCAACGGCCCGTCGATCATGCCCGGTGGCCCGAAAGAGTCCTACGACTCGCTCGGTCCGCTGCTGGAATCGATCGCGGCGAAAGTCGACGGAACGCCGTGCTGCACCCATATCGGTCCGGATGGTTCCGGGCACTTCGTCAAGATGGTGCACAACGGCATCGAGTACGCCGACATGCAACTGATCGGCGAGGCCTACCACCTGTTCCGCGACGCGCTCGGCTTCGACGCGAAGCAGATCGCCGACGTGTTCACCCAGTGGAACTCCGGTGACCTGGAGAGCTACCTGGTCGAGATCACAGCGGAGGTGCTCGAGCAGGTCGACGGGAAAACGGGCCGACCGCTCATCGATGTCATCGTCGACGCCGCCGAGCAGAAGGGTACCGGGCGCTGGACGGTGAAGTCCGCCCTGGATCTCGGGGTGCCGGTGACCGGTATCGCCGAGGCGGTTTTCGCGCGGGCCCTCTCCGGTTCGCGCGCACAGCGTAAGGCTGCCGCCGGTCTCGCTGCGGGCCGGTTGGCGGACAAGCCCACCGATGTCGAGCAGTTCACCGAAGACATCCGGCAGGCGCTCTACGCGTCGAAGGTCGTCGCTTACGCCCAGGGCTTCGATCAGATCGCCGCGGGAAGCGCCGAGTACAACTGGCACCTGCGCCCCGGCGACCTCGCGACGATCTGGCGCGGCGGCTGCATCATCCGGGCCCGGTTCCTGAACCGGATCAAGGAAGCCTACGACGAGAACCCGGAACTGCCGAGCTTGATCCTCGCGCCCTACTTCCGTGCGGCGATCGAGACGGCGATCGACAGCTGGCGGCGCGTAGTGTCCACCGCGACCCTGCTGGGCATCCCGGTACCGGCGTTCGCGTCATCCCTGTCGTACTACGATGCCCTGCGCGCCGAGCGCCTCCCGGCCGCGCTCACCCAGGGGCAGCGCGACTTCTTCGGTGCACATACCTACGAGCGCATCGACGCCGAGGGCAAGTTCCATACGCTCTGGAGCGGCGATCGCAGCGAAGTCTCTGCGGACTGA
- a CDS encoding alpha/beta hydrolase, which produces MEIGLRWLIDEELDAYVEESRQFNAASRAVAGPTTVEELRQARDRQATSLTPSGNRATQDTAEFGGRRVPVRITVPRETEIRGAYLDIHAGGFYLGSAASGDARNARLADNLGVAVVSVDYRLAPEHPWPAAPDDCETAALWLLERAESLFGTTELAIGGASAGSTLAMTTLLRLRDQGLADPFAGAVLQFGAYDLSGQSPGAKLYADEFFIEAYVGHIADRTDPDISPLYGDLSDLPPALLVVGRLDILLEDNLAMAARLSAAGNDVDIRVYPESTHAFTFRPTGMAAAALRDIESWLAYRLARK; this is translated from the coding sequence ATGGAGATCGGACTGAGATGGCTGATCGATGAGGAACTCGACGCTTACGTCGAGGAGAGTCGACAGTTCAATGCAGCCTCGAGAGCTGTCGCAGGCCCGACCACTGTCGAGGAGCTACGGCAGGCCCGGGACAGGCAGGCCACGTCTCTCACGCCATCGGGTAACAGGGCCACCCAGGACACCGCCGAATTCGGCGGGCGTCGAGTCCCGGTGCGGATCACCGTCCCCCGAGAAACCGAGATCCGTGGCGCCTACCTCGACATCCACGCCGGAGGGTTCTATCTCGGATCAGCGGCGAGTGGGGATGCCCGCAATGCTCGTCTGGCCGACAATCTCGGCGTGGCCGTGGTGAGCGTCGACTATCGACTGGCGCCCGAGCATCCATGGCCTGCGGCTCCCGACGATTGCGAAACCGCTGCCCTCTGGCTCCTGGAACGGGCGGAGTCATTGTTCGGGACAACGGAACTGGCGATCGGCGGAGCATCGGCGGGATCCACTCTGGCCATGACCACCTTGCTGCGTCTACGAGACCAGGGCCTCGCCGATCCGTTCGCCGGTGCTGTCCTTCAGTTCGGCGCCTACGACCTCAGCGGGCAATCTCCCGGCGCCAAACTGTACGCCGACGAGTTCTTCATCGAGGCGTATGTCGGCCACATCGCCGACCGGACCGACCCCGATATATCTCCCCTCTACGGCGACCTCTCCGACCTACCACCAGCGCTACTGGTAGTAGGACGTCTCGATATCCTCCTCGAGGACAACCTGGCTATGGCCGCCCGGCTCTCCGCGGCAGGAAACGATGTGGACATCCGGGTGTACCCCGAGTCCACACACGCATTCACCTTTCGCCCGACCGGCATGGCCGCCGCCGCCCTTCGGGATATCGAATCGTGGCTTGCATACCGTCTGGCCAGGAAATAG